AGTTTCACCACTCGAAGAATATCACTCAGAGAGTCGTGCTGCCTCAGCTCAGTAACTACTTGCGCTTGTTCCGTTCGTGTTGCTCTCTCTGACGAACTAAGGCCTCTAATTTTTTTAAATACTCATTCTCGATCCGGAGTAATTTGTTTTCTTTCTCCAGATCCTTAAGTCGTTGTTGATCTGATTCAAATGGTTCTTCCACTTTTTTATTTCTCTTAACTTGATTTGTAGGATCTGATTTCTTTCGTTTCCCCATGGGTGGACGCCCTCGCTTTGTTCTCAATCCATCCAATCCCCTTGCTTGAAACCGTCGATCCCACTGATAGATCGTAGAGGATGTAGAGATATTAAAGTGGTTGGCGGTTTCATTAAGAGATGAATGGTTCTCCT
This DNA window, taken from Sporolactobacillus pectinivorans, encodes the following:
- a CDS encoding helix-turn-helix domain-containing protein is translated as MTKYSNDFKVKIISEYLVGAGSTFLHHKYHIPGHDTVLKWMHQYQSNGSVGFKNREKRSEYASNFKLEVLKWMKENHSSLNETANHFNISTSSTIYQWDRRFQARGLDGLRTKRGRPPMGKRKKSDPTNQVKRNKKVEEPFESDQQRLKDLEKENKLLRIENEYLKKLEALVRQREQHERNKRK